A genome region from Engraulis encrasicolus isolate BLACKSEA-1 chromosome 6, IST_EnEncr_1.0, whole genome shotgun sequence includes the following:
- the gfi1ab gene encoding growth factor independent 1A transcription repressor b, with protein MPRSFLVKSKKAHSYHQPRSLEDDYSRLDTILAHICAESKVPEESECCGDVLSGNTTRVFSPESHLVDTADRSSKSPLSCGGSVCGRSSDYEDYWRPPSPSASPDSDKSFSPSVDETQPFEVPFRPYAWNNYTGSDLRHLVQQSYHHPLDLERGSSLSYYGDRVIDASLYSERGSGAGGYGSYSSTAGLYDRSQANGLYSDSSIHGKVQDIKSETDICSRLMLNGAFKCIKCSKVFSTPHGLEVHVRRSHSGTRPFACEICGKTFGHAVSLEQHKAVHSQERSFDCKICGKSFKRSSTLSTHLLIHSDTRPYPCQYCGKRFHQKSDMKKHTFIHTGEKPHKCQVCGKAFSQSSNLITHSRKHTGFKPFGCDMCGKGFQRKVDLRRHKETQHGLK; from the exons ATGCCGCGGTCGTTCCTGGTAAAGAGCAAGAAAGCGCACAGCTACCACCAGCCGCGTTCGCTCGAGGACGACTACAGTAGACTGGACACCATCCTCGCGCACATATGTGCAG AGAGCAAAGTCCCGGAAGAGTCCGAGTGTTGTGGTGATGTGCTGTCTGGAAACACTACAAGAGTCTTCTCTCCTGAGTCTCACCTGGTGGACACGGCGGACCGCTCCTCCAAGTCGCCGCTGAGCTGTGGGGGCAGCGTGTGTGGCCGCTCCTCCGACTATGAGGACTACTGGCGCCCGCCCTCGCCCTCCGCATCCCCCG ATTCCGACAAGTCGTTCTCGCCATCAGTGGATGAGACCCAGCCTTTCGAGGTACCCTTCCGGCCGTATGCCTGGAATAACTACACCGGTTCCGACCTCCGTCACCTGGTGCAGCAGTCCTACCACCACCCACTGGACCTGGAGCGGGGCTCATCACTGTCTTACTACGGGGACAGGGTCATCGACGCCTCGCTCTATTCAGAGAGGGGGTCCGGAGCTGGAGGATACGGCTCTTACAGCTCAACTGCTGGACTTTACGACAGGAGCCAGGCCAACGGATTATACTCCGACAGCAGCATCCATGGCAAAGTGCAGGACATCAAGTCTGAGACGGACATCTGCAGTCGACTGATGCTCAACGGCGCCTTCAAGTGCATCAAGTGTAGCAAG GTGTTCTCTACCCCTCACGGACTCGAGGTGCACGTGAGGAGATCTCACAGTGGGACTCGACCCTTCGCTTGCGAGATCTGCGGGAAAACCTTTGGGCACGCGGTTAGCCTGGAACAACACAAAGCCGTTCActcacag GAAAGAAGCTTCGACTGCAAGATATGCGGCAAAAGTTTCAAAAGGTCGTCGACGCTCTCTACCCACCTCCTGATCCACTCGGACACGCGGCCCTATCCATGCCAGTACTGTGGGAAGAGATTCCATCAGAAATCCGACATGAAAAAGCACACGTTTATTCACACAG GTGAAAAGCCCCACAAATGCCAGGTGTGTGGCAAGGCCTTCAGCCAGAGCTCCAACCTCATCACCCATAGTCGCAAGCACACCGGCTTCAAGCCCTTCGGCTGCGACATGTGCGGGAAAGGCTTCCAGCGCAAGGTCGACTTGAGGAGACACAAGGAGACACAGCACGGACTAAAATGA